Proteins from a single region of Corylus avellana chromosome ca11, CavTom2PMs-1.0:
- the LOC132165523 gene encoding GDP-fucose transporter 1: MSSIRFDATKQYYATSSLVVGYALCSSLLAVINKFAITKFNYPGLLTALQYLTSALGVWVLGKLGFLHHDPFTLETAKKFLPAAMVFYLAIFTNTNLLRHANVDTFIVFRSLTPLLVAIADTTFRKQPCPSKLTFVALLIILGGAVGYVATDSGFTLTAYSWAFAYLVTITTEMVYIKHMVTNLGLNTWGFVLYNNLLSLMMAPVFWFLTGEYVDVFAALGANSGNWYEPVAFSAVSLSCVFGLAISFFGFAARKAISATAFTVTGVVNKFLTVAINVTIWDKHASPFGLLCLLFTLAGGVLYQQSVTRASSAPSQRESTASSKQTDSENDADDFGDENQGKGVSGKLASV, encoded by the coding sequence ATGTCTTCGATTCGATTCGATGCGACTAAGCAGTACTATGCCACGAGCAGTCTCGTGGTCGGGTACGCGCTTTGTTCAAGCTTGCTTgctgtgataaacaagtttgcCATTACCAAATTCAACTACCCTGGCCTTTTGACTGCATTGCAGTATCTAACCTCTGCTCTaggagtttgggttttggggAAGTTAGGATTTTTGCACCATGATCCATTTACTTTAGAGACTGCCAAGAAATTTTTGCCAGCCGCTATGGTTTTTTATCTGGCAATCTTTACCAACACAAATCTTCTTCGCCACGCAAATGTGGATACGTTTATAGTGTTTAGATCGTTGACACCCCTGTTGGTTGCTATAGCGGATACAACGTTTAGGAAACAGCCATGCCCGTCAAAGCTCACGTTTGTGGCGTTGTTGATTATATTGGGTGGAGCTGTTGGGTATGTGGCCACGGATTCGGGCTTTACTTTGACTGCATATTCGTGGGCATTTGCTTATTTGGTGACAATTACTACTGAGATGGTTTACATCAAACATATGGTGACAAATCTTGGGTTGAACACTTGGGGTTTTGTGTTGTATAATAATTTGTTGTCGCTGATGATGGCTCCGGTCTTTTGGTTTCTTACGGGAGAGTATGTTGATGTGTTTGCTGCGTTGGGAGCTAACTCTGGAAATTGGTATGAACCCGTTGCATTCTCTGCAGTATCATTGTCGTGTGTTTTCGGATTGGCCATCAGTTTCTTTGGGTTTGCAGCGAGGAAGGCGATCTCTGCTACAGCTTTTACAGTGACTGGTGTTGTTAATAAGTTTCTCACAGTTGCCATCAATGTGACAATTTGGGATAAGCATGCAAGTCCATTTGGTTTGCTGTGCCTTCTCTTTACGCTTGCTGGTGGAGTTCTTTATCAGCAATCAGTTACTCGAGCTAGCAGTGCTCCATCGCAGCGTGAGTCAACAGCATCGTCGAAGCAGACTGATAGCGAGAATGATGCAGATGATTTTGGAGATGAGAATCAAGGAAAGGGCGTGTCTGGTAAACTTGCTTCTGTATGA